tgcactaacatgtgagtcttcatatgtccaagccgactgaacctcttcccacactctggacacatacgaggtttttcacccgaatgcactaacatgtgattcTTCATACTTTTAAGGtgtctgaacctcttcccacactctggacacatatgaggtttttcacccgaatgcactaacatgtgagtcttcatataatCAAGACGAgtaaataccttcccacactctagacacttatgaggtttttcacccgaatgcactaacatgtgagtcttcatacttccaagacgagtgaataccttcccacactctggacacatatgaggtttttcacccgaatgcactaacatgtgatccTTCATATGCCCAAGACGAttaaataccttcccacactctgaacactggtgagtcttcatcttctttatgataggtgcagtttttgGAAAGGTTTTCTCCTCGGATGACtgcatgagtggtgatgctgggtgacgcCTCACGTGGGACGTCAATGTTGAGGCTTAGGTAagacttgagtgttgtttcttaggctgttgtagagttagacttgatgtgagcacttgaagGTCAATGGTGGGCTTttttttatgataggtgcagtttgtgggaaggttttATGCTCATGTCCGGACACTCACCGTCCCGTGTTGTGATAATGGCGGCGACGCTCACCTAGGCGTTCCAGTGTTCTTTCTGGTGCCACACtttatttttcctacttcttatttttgtttgtaACTGGTTTTCTACATTTAACTCTTATGTTTTCCTCATCTTTGTAATTAAAGAATACGCTTGcaaattatttattaaaatatattgGTACACATTTATATACTTTCTGAAGGAAACCTTGCTCCCATGGTGAATGCACTACTTTGCATTCTTTTtttcaattaaatatataatcaataagtaaatatgaaaggtaataaacaagTTGTAATAAACAGAATACAAGTGGATTCACAAAAAATAGGCAAGACAATGAGCAAATACATTCATAAACAAATTTGTAATAGGGAAGGAGTaccggatacaagacactccgtacattgactacatcgcacactaatatttttaccacttcggacaccagctttcgacgtttcgaatatgtgtacgtgttccatattaaaacgacaatataatgctattaacaattaaaatcttctatttaacaggcatatagttattaaatgaagtttagtgatgtaatagacataattcgaacttgagaatggtccaggacggaccgaaacgtcgtcgtccctttaatttctagtgtgtggtctggtcaacataattcgaagttggtaaggacgccgcccgccagcgtaaatacAACAcaccccgaatgcccacaaacaagatacaacgcacaaaacacaacacttctgtcagtttttggataaactccttttatatttattatgtgagagtaatacttgtataaaatgataactattataggtaagcacctaatatttaatattaatcaataaaaaagaagtcagaagccacacgcctgtctgtacatgtcttttgtgtaaaagtattttgggcgctcatgtacttgtgcgctagctggcgttcacaactgttctcgcctacaagcattagaattaaacaaacgaatttattttttcatttatatacaagaagagaaggctgccCTTCAGTCTGAAATATTCATCTGattactggtctcccatttgttcctcattgctttatcttactattattgaatgtcaataaccgtattatgaaaTTTCAattccttccatttctttctttattatgcaccccatacccatcccgtgggcggtggtgtaaaggattacagaggcacataatcggttcaggaactgaaccctctagttcgtttagctaagcaaataacaatgtttgacgctaattacaaaattattaatgttgtatacacatgtacacacattcatacatatatatatatatatatatatatatatatatatatatatatatatatatatatatatatatatatatatatatatatatgtgtcgtacctagtagccagaactcacttctcagcctactatgcaaggcccgatttgcctaataagccaagttttcgtgaattaattgtttttcgactacctaacctacctaacctaacctaacctaactttttctgctacctaacctaacctaactttttctgctacctaacctaacctaacctataaagataggttaggttaggttaggtagggttggttaggttcgatcatatatcaaagttaattttaactccaataaaacaaaattgacctcatacataatgaaatgggtagctttatcatttcataagaaaaaaattagagaaaatatattaattcaggaaaactcggcttattaggcaaatcgggccttgcatattaggcagaaaagtgcgttctgtctactaggtacgacatatatatatatatatatatatatatatatatatatatatatatatatatatatatatatatatacatata
The DNA window shown above is from Procambarus clarkii isolate CNS0578487 chromosome 6, FALCON_Pclarkii_2.0, whole genome shotgun sequence and carries:
- the LOC138356074 gene encoding gastrula zinc finger protein XlCGF8.2DB-like, with the translated sequence MKTHQCSECGKVFNRLGHMKDHMLVHSGEKPHMCPECGKVFTRLGSMKTHMLVHSGEKPHKCLECGKVFTRLDYMKTHMLVHSGEKPHMCPECGKRFRHLKSMKNHMLVHSGEKPQCGKRFSQLGQMKNHMLVHSGEKPHKCPECGKRYRQLGSMKTHMMMHNDERPFECDECGKRFRDRGSIISHIFRSTFFSATEEMWQYFTATVLALAVPSLPPQLKA